The Rhinopithecus roxellana isolate Shanxi Qingling chromosome 14, ASM756505v1, whole genome shotgun sequence genome includes a window with the following:
- the ACKR3 gene encoding atypical chemokine receptor 3, producing the protein MDLHVFDYSEPGNFSDISWPCNSSDCIVVDTVMCPNMPNKSVLLYTLAFIYIFIFVIGMIANSVVVWVNIQAKTTGYDTHCYILNLAIADLWVVLTIPVWVVSLVQHNQWPMGELTCKVTHLIFSINLFGSIFFLTCMSVDRYLSITYFTNTSSSRKKMVRRVVCVLVWLLAFCVSLPDTYYLKTVTSASNNETYCRSFYPEHSIKEWLIGMELVSVVLGFAIPFSVIAVFYFLLARAISASGDQEKHSSRKIIFSYVVVFLVCWLPYHVAVLLDIFSILHYIPFTCRLEHALFTALHVTQCLSLVHCCVNPVLYSFINRNYRYELMKAFIFKYSAKTGLTKLIDASRVSETEYSALEQSTK; encoded by the coding sequence ATGGATCTGCATGTCTTCGACTACTCGGAGCCAGGGAACTTCTCGGACATCAGCTGGCCATGCAACAGCAGCGACTGCATCGTGGTGGACACGGTGATGTGCCCCAACATGCCCAACAAAAGTGTCCTGCTCTACACGCTCGccttcatttacattttcatctTCGTCATCGGCATGATTGCCAACTCCGTGGTGGTCTGGGTGAACATCCAGGCCAAGACCACAGGCTACGACACGCACTGCTACATCCTGAACCTGGCCATCGCTGACCTGTGGGTTGTCCTCACCATCCCAGTCTGGGTGGTCAGCCTCGTGCAGCACAACCAGTGGCCCATGGGGGAGCTCACGTGCAAGGTCACACACCTCATCTTCTCCATCAACCTCTTCGGCAGCATCTTCTTCCTCACGTGCATGAGTGTGGACCGCTACCTCTCCATCACCTACTTCACCAACACCTCCAGCAGCAGGAAGAAGATGGTACGCCGTGTCGTCTGCGTCCTGGTGTGGCTGCTGGCCTTCTGCGTGTCTCTGCCAGACACCTACTACCTGAAGACCGTCACGTCTGCGTCCAACAATGAAACCTACTGCCGGTCCTTCTACCCTGAGCACAGCATCAAGGAGTGGCTGATCGGCATGGAGCTGGTCTCTGTGGTCTTGGGCTTCGCCATTCCCTTTTCCGTCATCGCCGTCTTCTACTTCCTGCTGGCCAGAGCCATCTCGGCGTCAGGTGACCAGGAGAAGCACAGCAGCCGGAAGATCATCTTCTCCTACGTGGTGGTCTTCCTCGTCTGCTGGCTGCCCTACCACGTGGCGGTGCTGCTGGACATCTTCTCGATCCTGCACTACATCCCTTTCACCTGCCGGCTGGAGCACGCCCTCTTCACAGCCCTGCACGTCACACAGTGCCTGTCGCTGGTGCACTGCTGCGTTAACCCTGTCCTCTACAGCTTCATCAATCGCAACTACAGGTACGAGCTGATGAAGGCCTTCATCTTCAAATACTCGGCCAAAACAGGGCTCACCAAGCTCATCGATGCCTCCAGAGTCTCAGAAACGGAGTACTCTGCCTTGGAGCAGAGCACCAAATGA